A DNA window from Coffea arabica cultivar ET-39 chromosome 6c, Coffea Arabica ET-39 HiFi, whole genome shotgun sequence contains the following coding sequences:
- the LOC113694281 gene encoding protein MIZU-KUSSEI 1, which translates to MTKINALRRFLLACIHPASTSPVHPSTTTATATPKKRLSTSLRDDLDDPHSQHHDNQAEEDSSEPPTPTAIAPPSAPPRPSKTMVIGTIFGHRRGGHVWFCVQHDRLNTKPALLLELSIPTSTLIQEMRCGLVRIALEFKDDSPESELSRCPLHSVPVWTLFCNGRKLGFAVRRKGTDQNRLMLKTMQSTTVGAGVIPSGFGSGPGSGSEELMYMRANYECVIGNADSESFHLINPDDGPGQELSIFLLRSR; encoded by the coding sequence ATGACGAAGATCAACGCCCTACGACGGTTTCTTCTCGCTTGCATCCACCCGGCCTCTACTTCTCCAGTCCACCCCTCCACAACCACCGCCACCGCCACCCCCAAGAAACGCCTCAGCACCTCCCTCCGTGACGACCTCGACGACCCACATTCCCAGCACCACGATAACCAAGCCGAAGAAGACTCCTCTGAGCCTCCCACCCCAACCGCCATCGCTCCGCCGTCCGCTCCGCCGCGCCCCTCCAAGACAATGGTTATCGGCACCATCTTTGGCCACCGTCGGGGCGGTCACGTCTGGTTCTGCGTCCAACACGACCGCCTCAATACTAAACCCGCCCTCCTCCTCGAGCTTTCCATCCCGACCTCCACATTGATCCAAGAAATGCGTTGCGGCCTCGTCAGAATCGCTCTCGAGTTCAAGGACGACTCCCCGGAGTCGGAGCTCAGTCGCTGCCCTCTCCACTCTGTCCCAGTCTGGACTTTGTTCTGCAACGGCAGGAAACTCGGGTTCGCCGTCCGCCGGAAGGGCACTGATCAGAATCGACTCATGCTGAAGACCATGCAGTCCACAACCGTTGGGGCGGGTGTGATCCCATCCGGGTTTGGATCAGGACCCGGATCCGGGTCCGAGGAGCTCATGTACATGAGGGCCAACTATGAGTGTGTGATAGGGAATGCGGACTCGGAGTCGTTTCATCTAATCAATCCGGATGATGGGCCGGGTCAAGAACTCAGCATCTTCTTGCTGAGATCAAGGTGA